Part of the Triticum urartu cultivar G1812 chromosome 2, Tu2.1, whole genome shotgun sequence genome, tacaAAGAGTTATAGCATCTCCATTTCTTAACTCTTTTAACTTTGATGAGGAAAGAGGGCAAATTCTTGAGGTTTATTTTGTTATAAAGTAACAAGTAAACCGAATAAGTACTTTTAACCAGATTGAATTATAATTGGCTACCAATAACATCGTAGTGTAACCAAATAGACAATGACTGCCATACATCTGTTGCTATTTGGATTGTAAGAAAATGCGACACAGAACAAAAGATCTTTATTGTGCTCCGTCAGATCTACAAACTACTTGGGTGCCTTTTTAGTTTATACTACAAACTAGCACACTGAAGCAGCCACAGAATTCGTCTGAAAATAGTATCGGGCGAAATAATAAGAACAAAAATGTTGACAATAAAAGGAAAGGGCCACACTACTCATTATAAAGACTACGTTAGAAAAGGTATCAATTAACCACATATCTGCCAAACACTAATCCCAACACCCAACTTCCTTGAGTGCTTACCTAAAATAACTTTCTTGGGTATTTACCTAAAAAACACCCCTGAGCTATTGAGTTAAGTTTAGAACAAAGAGGCTCTTTATTATGATTATCCAGGGAAATTTTAAGTACTGTAACTTACAGAAGACAGCTATAATTGAAGCAACTTGGTAACTTGAGATAAAAATACAACCTTCTCTACTTCTGTGCTCCTCAGGAAGCAGGAAAATGCATCAACAAATCCACTGCCACATGGTCCAGTTTTCAAATCAGCCACGCACGGACAATCCAGAGCTTTCTGTACCTTAACGTCAATTGACTGCATAAGCAGATAACTGTTTCACTGATCTCCCAAGCACCATGAAGAATAGAATACTGATATATAGGTATCTATCAATCTTCCAGGAGCAAAATAAAAGGTCTTACCTCATTATCCTCACTAAACGACATAGCCTCTGTACATTACAAAAATTCAACATCAGTAATCAGAAGATCAAAACACTAATGCTGGCACAGATTAATGAGACTTCAAAAGATGCAACATACCCCATGCAAAGCGCACGGGTTAAAAGAACATCACATAAGTAATATCAGTCTAGATTGTTGCCTAGAAATGTTGTAATCCTGCTATTATTAATGAACGAAAACTCCTTTTGATACCAAAAAAAAGGAACACTAAGGGCAGTCTAGATTGTTGCCTAGAAATGTTGTAATCCTACTATTGTTAATGAATGAAAACTCCTTTTGATACCAAAAAAGGAACACTAAGGGCAGTCTAGATTAGGGAACCTCCAATAAAGCAGCGCATGCCATACAAATTTGAAAGAGCGCGCGAACTTTGTGCACATTGGGGTATTTTTTGGGGGAGATGTGGAACTGGAATCTAGTGGTTTTGGCAAGATATTAGCAGGTTGAAGCTTGGTAGCTCCTCAGGACAGGGGTATCATCAACTAGCGCATACCTATATGGCACTAGCATTAAAGGCTACCTCGATTTCGGCATGAACGCGTAGATGTTCTACGATTTGTAAGATGTCACCCCTCACCAGTTCACCATCGAGTACAAGGTCTGAACTGCATAACCACATAGTGGAGAGTCACAGGGACAATCTCGTCCACCTAAAACTCCCAACTATCCTTCCCTAGAGCTCTGCTTCCACCAATGCTCCCCAAATCCCAGCAACCCGACGGATAACCTATAGCTGTCGCGACTCGAAGAGAACCACCACTCGAAACGGCCGCGTGTCCGCTTGAAAAACGAGAATTAGTGGACACCGCCACCGGCGCCTAAGATTCAGAGTTTGGCGTGTACCTGCGGCGAGCTCCTCGAGGGAGGAGGGCGCGGGGGCAGGAGACTGCGCCGGCGCGGGGTCGGCGGCCGGCGGAGAAGGCTCCCCCACCGCCGGGTCGGGCTGGCTCTGTTCTTGGCCCATCGATGGTTGGTTGAGCGGCTAGGAAGAATTCAGGCGGCGGCCACTCTCGTCTCGACGACCGGCGGCGAAGCGAGAGAGCAAAAGAGCGACCGGCGGCCTGAGCAGGAGCGTGGTCAAGTACTCAAGTCGCCCGGCGGCACACCACTTTGGAAGGCAATTTGGACCCGAGTCCGACTCTGACCGTGCTTCCCGTCCGTCCGATCGCGCCAAGATTCGTGTGCAGGTCTGCTTCCGTTCCATGGGCCGGGCCGGCCTTCGTGAGTGGCCAGCGGCGTTCCAGTGTGTGTGTCGCCCACGACACGACGCCTCGGCGCCTCCCCTAAACCTCCGCGTCGCCATTCCCCCCTCCAGCCCGCCGCGATGGCCGGAGGCGGCGGCAAGCCGTTCGGGGACAACGTGTTCGCCGGCCACGCGGCCGCGGGAGCCGCGGCGATCAGCGCCTCCGCCGTCGCCGTCCACCCCCTCGACACCGTCAAGAGCCTCCTCCAGGCGAGCGCCCCCCTCTCTCAGATTCTCCCATTTGCGGTGCTGCTCTTCTCTCGTCAGGGTCTGATTTGTTTCCGCGTGTGCAGTTGAGCGCGGCGGGGCAGAAGCAGAAGATGGGGATCCGTCATGCGGTGGACCGGCTCATGCACGTCTCCGGCCCTGCAGGTGTTTGGTTGCTTGCCTGCTTGCTACTAGACGAGTAGAGATCTTCCTTCGTTTGGTGGTTCTGTCGTGATCTGTGATTAGTGATTAAATCTTCGATCCCCTTTGATGCCAATGCATAATAATAACTAGTGGAGTTGATAGGATTGCGATGTTGCTTGTTGAGTTGACAGGCTAGAACTGGTAGTGTCTGACTTCTCAGATTGCCATCCAGCTATTAGTAACAGTCCATCATGATACATATTTCTGATGCCCATACGTTGCTTTGCTCTGCACAAAAAATATCCTATTAAATAATTGTATGTATTTCAGGTCTTTACAGTGGCATTGGGTGGTCAATATTAGGTAAACTGCCTGGTTTGGGAGCACGTTTTGGGACCTATGAGCTTTTAACAGCCTTCTATAAAGGTACATACTTTTTTTTGCGACACAATTCTTTGCTTAGTGTAGGCTGCTTGATATCAACTTGTTGGCACCTTCTATTGGCAGTTTAGCACCCATGAGCAAACTAGACATGTTGTCGGTTAGACTTCTCTGGCATATCCTCCCATTTCCTATATGTTTCCCTGTTATCATACTCCAATTGCAGATTGACCAAAAGTCCTTTGAGGTAAAAGAAACAATTTGCATGATTTAACATTGGTACCTTTGAAGAACTGTTGTGATTGGAGCTTTTGCTTATGTGCAACAAAactatagccttaacattctaaactATATTCGACTGTCTGTTTTCCAATAGTTAAGCATGAAACTTCTGACTAACAATGTAATCTGCAGCGACATATGCTGGTCGACGTATAGAACTTTGCAATGATATATGATTTGTTTGTCTCTTGGCAGATGGCAGGGAGGACAACCATGTTAATTATTCTGAGGCAATGTTGGCTGGCATAACCGCTGGTGCAGTAGAGGCATTTGTGTGCACACCATTTGAACTTCTCAAACTTCGGTCCCAAGTTGGTTCTGCCATACCTATGAAAGCTACGAACCCTGCTAATGTTATACAGGAGTCGTTTCCACTGCTTTCCAAGCTATTACCTGGCCATGTCCCTGACATGAGAGTATGGAATAGCAGTGTTAGTCTGTTGTCCAATCTTTCCCCCAAGCATCCTGACATGATGGGTGCCCTGAAACAGCACCCATGGATGCTGACTGGCTCTGGGAAGCCCCCGTTACCCTCTGATGTTCAGGTGCCTTCGAGAGTGATAGCACTTGAAGGATGGGGTGCTTTATGGAGAGGACTTAGGCCAGGGGTAGCCCGAGACTGTGTCTTTAGTGGAATGTTCTTTTCTTGTTGGCAATTCATACATACGGCGATGCTTACTTGGCAGTCTGTTAACATGAACCCTGAACCCAGGTAATGGAGTCATATTAGTATATTTGATTTGCAAAGTAAAGATAGGGACAGTGTCATGATTGATTTTCGTTAGTATTGGTCTATTCTAACCCTTCGCTCATCTCAGGAATTTAGAAGAAGCAGGTCCTGTACCCCCTTTAGCTTCTAGTCTTGCTGCAGGCTTCTCTGGAGTTGTAGCAGCTGCTGCTTCACATACGTTTGATACTGCCAAAAGTCGTTCACAGTGCACTGTGATACCTAAGGTAAGTTTATACTTGACTGCTTTCAAACTTGGAACCACATTCTACCCTGTTTGCAAATGCACATTATTTGTTCTTGCAACTGTTTTTCAGTATATAGCAATGGAGAGGAGGTTTCTTAAATGGAGAGCACCAGGAATGTGGATAGAGAGAATGACAGGAACGTCACCTGCTGACAGGAATGTTCTATTTCGTGGCATTGGGCTACGGATGGCACGCAGTGGAATTGCATCTTTTGTACTTGTTGGGTCCTACTATTTAGCGGTAGATCAGCTCTTGTAGATGGAACGCAGAGAAGCCATTTATGAAATTCAAACACCTTGATTATATGCATCTGCTGAACAACCAGAGAAGAGGTAACTACGTGGTGCCTTGTTCATCTCATCCAGACTTCGTTGGAGTTGCGTGCTCCAGGATAGAATTTTGGTTACTAATGTAAATGTTTATAACAAACAGAATTGAAGGTCCGCTATTGGTTTTGTTGCTCGTGTTGAAGAGATATTAAGTATTTTTATATGGAAAATGTTAGTGGCTAAGGAGAATGGTGAAAGGTTAATTTTGGCAGCAGTGAGCAAATAAAAGGGCCTTCGATAGTTCGCAACGCAGCCTGTTGTTTGAGTGTACTTTGCTCGATGATCCTCATAAAATATGTCATGAAGTGTTTATGGTAGTACAGAATTTGGAAGATGGCCGGTCGATTTGGATAGCTTTGTTAATCCATTGTATTGTACATGCAAGTTGATCACCCAAGTTTTAAATATTTATAACTCCAAGCACATACTATATGTGATGGATCTTATAGCTGATAGCTATGAGGTATTGTTTTTTCAGGGCTTGTAATGTGTTCCCAGTCAGTTAGTTGAGTAGACTAATGATAAAATATATATGGGCCGTTACCCCCTTGGTTGCTGTCTCaaaactgaaacagttcagagcTTCTgtatgtgttggaagtagtttAAATTTTGTCCTGGCTGCTTCTGTCTCAAGCATTGAATGAAAATCAGGATCATGTTTGGTAAATTTACCACATTAATAGGCTCAGAATGGCCACAAAACTAAGCCATGGTCAGAAAATCCTAAGAAAAAGGAACCATGACGCTCATTGGAAATATAATTTTTACAGGAATTGTTGGAAAGCTTTTGACAATGTGTTTCCATTGTCAGAGAAGATTTAACTGTAAAAATGCTCTTCAGATATCTTCAGGCCTTTGTAAAATTTGCTTCCAATTTGCCGACGTCAAATTTTCGGTCGGAACATATCTTTGTACACTTCCTTTGCACCATGTTCGGCCTCCGCATGGCAGAATCCTGGTCGTTGCTTTCTCAGTAGTGCCAGAGCCTTCCCATCAGAAGACACTCTTGCTGAAGGCTGAATATACACTACTGGTGACCATCTTCTTTGTTCCAAAGTGGGTCTAATGGAGGAAGATCATAGTCTTCAGGTGTTAGTGCCAATGAGAAATCCGGCAACGGGGGTGGTGCTCCAATGACCCTGCAAGCAGGTGCGCGAAACAGATGACCCGTCAGTCCTTCAGATTCACAATTTGAGCAATTTTGGCGTGAGCTTATTTTGCCGCTAATCATTAGTTCATTACCTTTCTGGAGTATACAGGTCCTGGTTGATCCGGACCTTGCTTGAAGCCTCTTTCGGGATCTTGTCAAACAGATACTTGGCTGTTCCAAATGGAGTGGGGCTCCTGCAAAGTTACAGGTACTGTCTTCATTTTGCATTCTTCTTTCGCATACCAAGggtaaaaaaaattgaaaatattAAGAAACTACACTTGGCGTGCGCCAAGTAGCAAACTAGAAGCGAATGTCTTACCTAGATGTTGGAGGAGTTGCATGGAAGGCTTCAGAGGCCCTTTTGCTTTCTTTCAGAAATTCCTCCGAAGCTTCCAATGCTGCTATTGCCATTCCGTGAGATTTCTCGCTGTTTCCTTCGTCAAGAATCAAACCATGGAAGTAGTATGCTGCAGACTGATAAGAGCACATACAGTGACATCAGTTTAGATGGTTGTAAGACTAGTACCCTATTGCAGGCGAAACATAGGACATCTGAAGCTATTTGAACTCAGCACGAACATTTGTGATTTGAAAATTAGACGGTTAACATTGGAGGTATTATGATGGTTGACTAACTTCACGCACCTTTGCTTCGACATACTTCCACTTGACAAATAGTAGATGCTTTTTTCCCCATCCGTCAGACACAGGAAGATCTGGAATGCTCTCCTGAACCTGATGCCAATATTTGACCATCTCACAAGCTAAGCGCCTTTTTACAGCTAGTGTGGCCTTTGGGCTATCGATTGCCAGCCCAAGCTGCATGTCAACACCCTGTAGGAGATGAAGGTTGCCAATGTTTAATGACCAATTGACCATGAAACAATATCAAATGGGACAGACAGGTTGGAATATGACTCTTCTGAGAAAAAGGGTACTAGGTTATGACTACTGTATCTGAAGTTAATTTAGGAACGGTACTAGGTTTCATTTCACAATTCATCAAAATAACTGGAAATAAAGTACCAGGTGCTATAAAAAAGTTCAAAGCATATAAATGTTGCTTCAGGGGTGATAGCGCACACACCACACTCTAGGTCTAGGCGGTCCAATTGGACCATTTCAAACTTCCTCAAACTAGAAATCGGTGATCTTCTTCGCAGCAGCTCATTTGAATTGTTGTAGGATGTTTGGGAGTTGGCCACCAAAATTCAGGTAAAATATGTTAGAGTTCAGAACACAGTACCTGACCCAGAGCTTGCAGGCTAAGAGCTTTGAGATTTCCTTCAGCCAGGTCTACTGGAAGTTGTCTCCTGAAATTCATCCATAGGAAAGGAGTTTCAGTAGAAGTTTCCAACTTCAAAATCTTAAAATTACATTTTCAAAATGTGGAAAATAACCAGTTATCTGATGAACTGCTTAAGGGTACAAACCTTAGTTCTGATGGTATCTGTGGGAGCACTTGTCGAATCGCGCAGTCCAAGTAGCCAGATGCTTTCAAGAAAACGTCGACGGTGGCACGTCTGCTCTCTGTATACATTATCAAGAAACGATGCCTCATCAGTTATCGGTATCATGGACAGAAAAACTTAAATGAACTTCAGGCGATGAACATTCTCCAATTCTCAATGCATAAACTTGCTGGGCGATGACTTCAGATGCACTTCAGTTTACAGCGACGCTACCTTCAGAGACCCGTGGCCCGTAACCATCGCCGTAAGCCCTTGGCAGGAGCAGGGAGTTGGCCTGCAGCAAGCAGACCATGGCCATCAAATGCAGCACGGACAGCACCTCGTACCATGCATCCGCCATGGCCGTCTCCTGCAACCGAAAATCCCATCCGTGTTAAGAGCTATATAAGCACTGAAACTCTGAAAGGTAAATTTTGGTGAAAACCAGGCACGATTCAGTTAGCACTGACAGGCACATACCTCGGCCTTGTCCTCTTGGTTAGTCCACACAAACTGCACGCTGTGCCTCAACTCACTACCTGCAACATTTCACAGCATCAATCAATGAAATGAGAAAAATCAATGAAAAGAAGAAGATCGAAATTTCAGCAGCCACTCACCTTCTTTCACCAATCCTAGCAGAA contains:
- the LOC125539085 gene encoding mitochondrial intermembrane space import and assembly protein 40 homolog, yielding MGQEQSQPDPAVGEPSPPAADPAPAQSPAPAPSSLEELAAEAMSFSEDNESIDVKVQKALDCPCVADLKTGPCGSGFVDAFSCFLRSTEVEKGSDCVQPFIALQNCIKENPAAFSKEILEEEEKDEEAEKSNLQVRAPAWSRESKSKPKL
- the LOC125539082 gene encoding mitochondrial 2-oxoglutarate/malate carrier protein, with amino-acid sequence MAGGGGKPFGDNVFAGHAAAGAAAISASAVAVHPLDTVKSLLQLSAAGQKQKMGIRHAVDRLMHVSGPAGLYSGIGWSILGKLPGLGARFGTYELLTAFYKDGREDNHVNYSEAMLAGITAGAVEAFVCTPFELLKLRSQVGSAIPMKATNPANVIQESFPLLSKLLPGHVPDMRVWNSSVSLLSNLSPKHPDMMGALKQHPWMLTGSGKPPLPSDVQVPSRVIALEGWGALWRGLRPGVARDCVFSGMFFSCWQFIHTAMLTWQSVNMNPEPRNLEEAGPVPPLASSLAAGFSGVVAAAASHTFDTAKSRSQCTVIPKYIAMERRFLKWRAPGMWIERMTGTSPADRNVLFRGIGLRMARSGIASFVLVGSYYLAVDQLL
- the LOC125539080 gene encoding uncharacterized protein LOC125539080; amino-acid sequence: MGCGLSTPDSDGGGGGARRKQGSVGDVVVFLPGLRAPMGVDLSQALAGRLDKGAVERLSALRARVVDMAMQESAVALKPRRKAAARHGSSTANLLQALEDYLPLLLGLVKEGSELRHSVQFVWTNQEDKAEETAMADAWYEVLSVLHLMAMVCLLQANSLLLPRAYGDGYGPRVSEESRRATVDVFLKASGYLDCAIRQVLPQIPSELRRQLPVDLAEGNLKALSLQALGQGVDMQLGLAIDSPKATLAVKRRLACEMVKYWHQVQESIPDLPVSDGWGKKHLLFVKWKYVEAKSAAYYFHGLILDEGNSEKSHGMAIAALEASEEFLKESKRASEAFHATPPTSRSPTPFGTAKYLFDKIPKEASSKVRINQDLYTPERVIGAPPPLPDFSLALTPEDYDLPPLDPLWNKEDGHQ